In Parasteatoda tepidariorum isolate YZ-2023 chromosome 2, CAS_Ptep_4.0, whole genome shotgun sequence, one DNA window encodes the following:
- the LOC107455142 gene encoding uncharacterized protein has protein sequence MFQNQIPKSLLSDRNAVFTSSHFKKFLKHNKIQQLLTTTHYPQSNGKVERLGQTIIACLKCKINEKPTKTPWPTLLKDIVNIHNLTPHSATKFPPAYLMHGRLPYENPLNEEIYPPVEEAKKIAIQRTKENHERNEIYYDAKFLDIDFKTDELVMFEEFTYPNTRNLSPPFIGPYKIPQ, from the coding sequence atgtttcaaaatcaaattcctAAATCTTTGTTGAGTGATCGAAATGCTGTCTTTACTTCttctcattttaagaaatttttgaaacataataaaattcaacaattattGACAACTACACATTATCCGCAGTCTAATGGCAAGGTAGAACGCCTTGGTCAAACAATAATTGcgtgtttaaaatgtaaaattaatgaaaaacctACTAAAACTCCTTGGCCTACTTTGTTAAAAGATATAGTTAATATTCATAACTTAACTCCCCATTCTGCAACAAAATTTCCACCTGCATACCTCATGCATGGTAGACTCCCCTATGAAAATCCCTTAAATGAAGAAATCTATCCTCCTGTTGAGGaagctaaaaaaatagcaattcaaAGAACTAAAGAAAAtcatgaaagaaatgaaatttattatgatgCTAAATTTTTGGATATAGACTTTAAAACTGATGAATTGGTTATGTTTGAAGAATTTACTTATCCTAATACGAGGAATTTGTCACCTCCTTTTATAGGACCGTATAAAATTCctcaataa